Proteins encoded together in one Oryzias latipes chromosome 11, ASM223467v1 window:
- the gdf6 gene encoding growth/differentiation factor 6, translating to MHPATVHRSQLRMGYCHFTLLLFVWAIPCFRSVYPPSVQRSNTVVELLDASEYVKDFYSSSSLNFRRPSKDLVQPHDYMLSIYKTFSTAEKLGLNASFFSSSKAANTVTSFVDSGQDDLPLSPLRRQQYLFDVSSLPRKAEVLGTELRIYTKVSGNFRIPETEPVDIQLLSCHDKQLLSSKTLDLQDSSGPTWKVLDVLKIFKEHRGKQLCLELRAVLDKPERELDLHHLGLHRHGRLQQKKAILVVFTRSKIRQNLFSERREGRALLDLHRRTKERALATTASRKRRRAAPGGRHGKRHGRRSRSRCSKKPLHVNFRELGWDDWIIAPLDYEAYHCEGVCDFPLRSHLEPTNHAIIQTLMNSMNPSNMPPSCCAPSKLSPISILYIDSGNNVVYKQYEDMVVESCGCR from the exons ATGCATCCAGCTACAGTCCACCGGTCCCAGCTAAGGATGGGGTACTGTCACTTCAccctgctgctgtttgtttggGCGATCCCCTGTTTCCGGTCTGTTTACCCCCCATCTGTCCAGAGGAGCAACACGGTGGTGGAGCTTCTGGATGCGTCCGAATATGTAAAAGACTTTTACTCATCTTCTTCCCTAAACTTCAGACGTCCCTCCAAAGACTTAGTGCAACCTCATGACTACATGCTGTCGATTTATAAAACCTTCTCCACAGCAGAGAAACTGGGACTCAACGCCAGCTTTTTCAGCTCCTCAAAGGCTGCAAACACTGTCACAAGTTTTGTGGACAGTGGGCAAG ATGACCTCCCACTCTCCCCTCTGAGGAGACAGCAGTATCTGTTCGATGTTTCAAGCCTCCCTAGAAAAGCAGAGGTGTTGGGAACAGAACTCAGGATATACACCAAAGTGTCTGGGAATTTCCGGATTCCGGAAACAGAGCCGGTTGACATCCAACTCCTCTCCTGCCATGATAAGCAGCTGCTCAGCTCCAAAACCCTGGACCTCCAGGACTCCAGTGGCCCGACGTGGAAGGTGTTGGATGTgttgaaaatattcaaagagCACCGGGGGAAGCAGCTCTGTCTGGAGCTGAGAGCTGTGCTGGACAAGCCTGAGAGGGAGCTGGACCTGCACCATTTGGGCCTCCACCGGCACGGGAGGCTTCAGCAGAAGAAAGCTATCCTAGTGGTCTTCACCAGGTCCAAGATTAGGCAGAACCTCTTCAGTGAGAGAAGAGAGGGCAGAGCGCTGCTGGATCTCCACAGGAGGACAAAAGAAAGGGCCCTCGCCACCACCGCCAGCAGGAAACGTAGGAGGGCTGCGCCCGGGGGCCGGCACGGGAAGAGGCACGGCAggaggtccaggtccaggtgcaGCAAGAAGCCGCTGCACGTCAACTTCCGAGAACTGGGGTGGGATGACTGGATCATAGCCCCCCTGGATTATGAAGCTTACCACTGTGAGGGGGTGTGTGACTTCCCCCTGCGCTCGCACCTGGAGCCCACGAACCACGCCATCATCCAGACTCTGATGAATTCAATGAACCCCAGCAACATGCCCCCCAGCTGCTGTGCCCCATCCAAACTCAGCCCCATCAGCATCCTGTACATCGACTCAGGGAATAATGTGGTCTACAAACAGTATGAGGACATGGTGGTGGAGTCCTGTGGCTGCAGGTAG